Proteins encoded in a region of the Rutidosis leptorrhynchoides isolate AG116_Rl617_1_P2 chromosome 9, CSIRO_AGI_Rlap_v1, whole genome shotgun sequence genome:
- the LOC139868903 gene encoding uncharacterized protein produces MKILCLNIRGFGSGKASKIGDFKKLLFREHPCIVALQETRLNIVNKEWVNLVWGSNDFEFIQKEKIGNSGGFLIIWDKIEFTVEQTLFSAHNAEWVLCGDLNEVRDQSERKNCDFVERRAKWFNDFIEKNQLIDVPLGGKKFTRICDNGVKFSKLDRFLISENFHNTWGNVSALALERKLSDHCPIDSKKVVEDAWNIKVDGKRLDCVFRNKLKNVKQALKDWSKPTFGNLDNEIEELKRKVSDWEKIAESRVLSDEDRKSWMEARKKLLEKDKVKVSMARQKSRVKWVQDGDENTKYFHSLFKRRHSKRNIRGLNINGNWCEDPSEIKQAVHDHFKAQFGKKNLNKMRFADNSVVDGSHFQQVTSDTPRSGQNVAVPNFSDAVAAPAAFAASAGQNSADFGPTVGSAAHFSLGNPLLSYLAPSRK; encoded by the exons ATGAAGATTCTTTGTTTAAATATTCGGGGGTTCGGGTCGGGTAAGGCTAGTAAAATAGGAGATTTTAAGAAACTTCTTTTTCGTGAACATCCTTGTATTGTAGCTTTGCAAGAAACTAGATTAAACATTGTTAATAAGGAATGGGTTAATCTTGTGTGGGGGTCTAATGATTTTGAATTTATCCAAAAAGAGAAGATTGGTAACTCGGGAGGGTTTTTGATTATTTGGGATAAAATCGAGTTTACGGTTGAACAAACCCTTTTTA GTGCTCATAATGCGGAATGGGTCCTTTGTGGTGATTTGAATGAAGTTCGAGATCAAAGTGAAAGGAAAAATTGTGATTTTGTTGAGAGGCGGGCTAAATGGTTCAATGATTTCATAGAAAAGAATCAACTCATTGACGTTCCGTTAGGTGGAAAGAAATTCACTAGAATTTGTGACAATGGGGTGAAGTTTAGCAAGTTGGATAGATTTCTCATCTCCGAAAATTTTCATAACACTTGGGGGAATGTTTCGGCTCTAGCTCTCGAAAGAAAGTTATCGGATCATTGTCCTATT GATTCGAAAAAAGTGGTGGAAGATGCTTGGAACATTAAGGTCGATGGGAAGAGGCTTGATTGTGTTTTTCGTAATAAACTTAAGAATGTCAAGCAAGCTTTGAAAGATTGGAGTAAACCTACTTTCGGGAACCTAGATAATGAAATTGAAGAACTCAAAAGGAAAGTTAGTGATTGGGAGAAAATAGCGGAAAGTCGGGTTTTAAGTGATGAGGATAGAAAGAGTTGGATGGAGGCTAGGAAAAAATTGTTAGAAAAAGACAAGGTGAAAGTGAGTATGGCTAGACAAAAATCGCGGGTCAAATGGGTACAAGATGGGGATGAAAATACCAAATATTTTCACTCGTTGTTCAAAAGAAGGCACTCAAAGAGAAACATTCGTGGCCTAAACATAAACGGGAATTGGTGTGAAGATCCCTCAGAGATAAAACAAGCTGTTCACGACCATTTTAAGGCTCAATTCGGAAAAAAAAACCTGAACAAAATGCGATTTGCGGATAATTCGGTTGTGGATGGGAGTCATTTTCAGCAGGTTACATCGGATACTCCCAGATCTGGCCAGAATGTTGCTGTCCCGAATTTTTCTGATGCCGTAGCAGCCCCTGCAGCCTTTGCAGCTTCTGCAGGTCAGAACTCTGCTGACTTTGGTCCCACCGTAGGCTCTGCTGCTCATTTTTCTCTCGGTAACCCCCTGCTCAGTTACCTGGCCCCATCTCGCAAATAA